A single Branchiostoma floridae strain S238N-H82 chromosome 11, Bfl_VNyyK, whole genome shotgun sequence DNA region contains:
- the LOC118425265 gene encoding uncharacterized protein LOC118425265 produces MTAVSQNDSGNETQSTKIHKTLQRQVSSSETVENVSLNPSDVQRLEFQSEDSQKQETSQDNSAFKVFDNPQTDQDVHPVPTLQITDGVPTLTTENEANVDTNVMLSSCELLIRPRHRRPKPGRLAKASRIYRAELQAYLDKQQQKEEEKQQQQQRWQRYGGYRFTKSRLSQPGEKSGEAKPKKASLHEVKMLHENKSGGLEIPTVKQQTSSLSSDSKRLQDDSTFLSKRYNKCLQQLTSDTSLPLPTKRKADLLAGSTTNTRPQSSNHDNSAFQSEIQSMHSYQTLETVDSVNIASPAKGKSYLQLNTQSFDHGNSTFQSENQSNIQSMHGYNTPEPVHSVNNASPTKSKSYLQLNIPQKPKRSRLAEASRVYRAELEAYLLEQQTRESDVNKAATHA; encoded by the coding sequence atgACCGCAGTGTCGCAGAATGACAGTGGAAATGAGACACAGAGCACTAAAATCCACAAAACTCTGCAAAGACAGGTTTCTTCTTCCGAGACCGTCGAAAATGTATCGTTAAACCCTTCTGATGTTCAGCGCCTTGAGTTCCAGTCCGAAGACTCGCAGAAACAAGAAACAAGCCAGGATAACAGTGCCTTCAAGGTCTTCGACAATCCACAAACCGACCAAGACGTGCACCCGGTGCCTACTCTACAAATCACAGATGGAGTCCCGACGCTTACCACTGAAAACGAAGCCAATGTTGACACTAACGTAATGTTATCCTCTTGTGAGCTTCTGATCCGACCTAGGCATCGTAGACCCAAACCGGGTCGGCTTGCTAAAGCCAGCAGAATCTATAGAGCTGAGCTACAGGCATATTTAGACAAACAGCAGCAGAAAGAGGAGGAAAAACAGCAACAGCAGCAAAGATGGCAAAGATATGGCGGCTACAGGTTTACAAAAAGTCGGCTAAGCCAACCCGGTGAAAAATCCGGTGAAGCAAAGCCTAAGAAAGCTTCCTTGCATGAGGTGAAAATGCTCCACGAAAATAAGTCTGGTGGCTTGGAGATACCCACAGTGAAACAGCAGACATCTTCGCTTTCAAGCGACTCCAAACGGCTACAAGACGACagtacatttttgtccaaaagGTACAACAAGTGCTTGCAGCAACTGACTTCTGACACTTCACTACCACTCCCGACAAAACGCAAGGCCGACCTTCTAGCAGGTAGCACTACGAATACTCGACCACAAAGCTCTAACCATGACAATAGCGCTTTTCAGTCAGAAATTCAGTCTATGCACAGCTACCAAACTCTTGAAACAGTTGACAGTGTTAACATAGCCTCCCCAGCTAAAGGCAAATCCTACCTACAATTGAATACGCAAAGCTTTGACCATGGAAATAGCACGTTTCAGTCAGAAAATCAGTCTAACATACAGTCTATGCACGGCTACAACACTCCTGAACCAGTTCACAGTGTTAACAACGCTTCTCCAACAAAAAGCAAGTCCTACCTTCAATTGAATATCCCCCAAAAGCCCAAACGAAGCCGACTTGCGGAGGCAAGTAGAGTTTACAGGGCAGAGCTTGAAGCCTACTTGTTAGAGCAACAGACGAGAGAAAGCGATGTAAACAAAGCAGCGACACATGCATAG